GCGAGACGATCGAGGGGACGGCCCTGCGTGAAATCGCCGAGGAAACGGGCGTGCGGGGCCGTATCGTCTGCCCGCTGGCTGTTGTCCGGTACCAGTATGTCCACCCGCGGGAAGGGAAGCTGGTGGACAAAGAAGTGCACTACTTTCTCGTCGAGGCCGACGACGGGGCGGTTCGCCCGCAGATGGAGGAAATCAACGAAGTCGCGTGGCTGCCGGCGCGCGAAGCGTGGCGGCGGCAGCGGGAGCACGGGTACGACAACAACGTGGCCGTGCTGATGAAAGCGTTTGCGTACTTGGGACTGGAGGGGGGAACGGATTGAATGCGCGACTTGGCCCCATACATCGACCACACCTTGCTCAAACCGGGCGCGACGGAAGCGGACATCCTCAGGCTGTGCGACGAGGCACGGACGTACGGCTTTTATGCCGTCTGCGTCAACCCCTATTGGGTGCGCACGGCGGCCAAACGCCTCGAAGGCACGCCGGTGAAGGTGTGCACGGTGATCGGATTTCCGCTGGGTGCGACGCCCACGGCGGTCAAAGTGTACGAGACCAAGCAAGCGCTATCCGACGGGGCGAACGAAGTGGACATGGTGCTCAACATCGGGGCGCTCAAGTCGGGGCACGAGTCGGCCGTGCGGGATGACATCGCCGCGGTGGTCCAGGCCGTGGAGGGGAAGGCCCTCGTCAAGGTGATCCTGGAGACGGGGCTTTTGACCGACGAGGAAAAGGCGCTGGCGTGCCGGCTGGCGAAAGAGGCGGGCGCCCACTATGTCAAGACCTCCACGGGGTTCGGACCGGGCGGAGCCACGGTGGCCGACGTGCGGCTGATGCGCGAGGTGGTGGGCGCGGAGATGGGCGTCAAGGCCTCGGGCGGGGTGCGCGACGCCCAGACGGCGCGGGCCATGATTGAAGCCGGTGCGACGCGCATCGGCACGTCGAGCGGCGTGGCCATCGTGACCGGGGCGCAGCCTTCGGGGAAAGGGTACTGACAACGCGGTCTGCCCTTGCGTGTCAAAACAGCCGTTCGATCCACCGCGCGTAGGGGCGGGCCAGCGGGAGCGCGACCAGGGAACAGAACAGGTTGAACAGCGTTTGCGCGTGGGCCACCTGGGTGTCGGGGTCGGCGCTTAGCCAGGCGACGAGCCGGGTGAGGGCGTCGAGCAGCGGATAGGCGGCCACGACGCCGAACACGTTAAAGGTGAAATGGCACCACGCCACGCGCCGTGCCGCCGGGCTGGTCCCGATGGCGGCGAGCAGGGCCGTGGTGCACGTGCCGATGTTGGCCCCCAGGACGAAGGCGATGGCCTGGGGAACGGAAAAAGTGTCGGTGGCTGCCATGCTCATGGCCACGGCGGTTGCCGCGGTGCTGCTTTGCATCAGAGCCGTAAAGACGAGGCCGAACAGAAGGGCGATCGCTTCGCTGTGCTGGGCGCGGCTGAACAGCTCCGCAAACCACGCCGTCTCCTCGAG
This region of Calditerricola satsumensis genomic DNA includes:
- the deoC gene encoding deoxyribose-phosphate aldolase, which produces MRDLAPYIDHTLLKPGATEADILRLCDEARTYGFYAVCVNPYWVRTAAKRLEGTPVKVCTVIGFPLGATPTAVKVYETKQALSDGANEVDMVLNIGALKSGHESAVRDDIAAVVQAVEGKALVKVILETGLLTDEEKALACRLAKEAGAHYVKTSTGFGPGGATVADVRLMREVVGAEMGVKASGGVRDAQTARAMIEAGATRIGTSSGVAIVTGAQPSGKGY
- a CDS encoding NUDIX hydrolase — protein: MREVSAGGVVYRKRHGTVEILVIEDRYGKVTFPKGKQEPGETIEGTALREIAEETGVRGRIVCPLAVVRYQYVHPREGKLVDKEVHYFLVEADDGAVRPQMEEINEVAWLPAREAWRRQREHGYDNNVAVLMKAFAYLGLEGGTD